The Candidatus Bathyarchaeia archaeon genome contains a region encoding:
- a CDS encoding helix-turn-helix domain-containing protein yields the protein MSMLSVFEFGYRYVIPSIKRRLIEKLVEMGLTRREAARRTGLSPSAVSRYLLGERGAYINVAAHSDVDRAIDELAVSIRDNRIDFSDVQIQIHKIAIYMLSRKYMCEDHARIDLKIDPKTCLICPTLFSSPTKQ from the coding sequence ATGAGCATGCTATCTGTCTTCGAGTTCGGCTACAGATACGTAATCCCATCAATCAAAAGAAGACTAATCGAAAAACTTGTAGAGATGGGATTAACGCGTAGAGAAGCCGCTAGGAGAACTGGGCTATCACCCTCAGCTGTCTCAAGGTACCTTCTGGGGGAGAGGGGAGCATACATAAACGTGGCGGCGCACAGCGATGTGGATAGAGCTATAGATGAATTGGCTGTCTCTATAAGGGACAACCGCATAGATTTTAGCGATGTACAGATCCAGATACATAAAATAGCCATTTATATGTTGAGTAGAAAGTATATGTGCGAAGACCACGCTAGAATAGACCTTAAAATAGACCCTAAGACATGTTTAATATGCCCAACGCTCTTCAGCAGCCCGACGAAACAATGA
- a CDS encoding PAS domain-containing protein translates to LPIEITYADANDRVTFFSESALKKGFARTKTIIGRRLEYCHPPRLENFVKNVVNELKSGRADLKEYWTRLGDRIIRVIVVAVKDRDGKYLGTLEMVEDLTEIVNNPEEVKRRIVIL, encoded by the coding sequence ATCTGCCAATCGAGATAACCTACGCGGATGCTAACGATAGGGTTACGTTCTTCTCTGAGAGCGCACTTAAGAAGGGGTTCGCTAGAACGAAGACGATTATTGGCAGGAGACTTGAATACTGCCATCCGCCTAGGCTTGAGAACTTTGTTAAAAATGTTGTTAATGAGCTGAAGTCTGGTAGGGCGGACTTAAAGGAGTATTGGACTAGGCTTGGAGATAGGATAATAAGGGTTATTGTAGTTGCGGTTAAAGATAGAGATGGAAAATATCTTGGGACTCTAGAGATGGTTGAGGATTTAACCGAGATTGTCAATAATCCTGAGGAAGTTAAGAGGAGGATAGTCATTTTATAA